One genomic region from Rosa rugosa chromosome 1, drRosRugo1.1, whole genome shotgun sequence encodes:
- the LOC133708173 gene encoding 2-alkenal reductase (NADP(+)-dependent)-like produces the protein MASGEEVRNKQVIFGDYITGFPKESDLKLTTATTKLKLPEGSTGLLVKNLYLSCDPYMRSRMTKHDRPTYVQSFTPGSPVTGYGVAKVLESGDPKFKPGDLVWGHTGWEEYSVITTESLIKIHHTDVPLSYYTGLLGMPGMTAYAGFYEICSPKKGETVYISAASGAVGQLVGQFAKLTGCYVVGSAGSKEKVDLLKNKFGFDEAFNYKDEPDLDAALRRFFPDGIDIYFENVGGKMLDAVLPNMRLKGRIAVCGMISQYNLERPEGIHNLMSLIVKQVRMEGFLVFSYYHLYGKFLETVLPYIKEGKITYVEDVVEGLENAPAALIGLFSGRNVGKQVVVVSRE, from the exons ATGGCGAGTGGAGAAGAAGTGAGGAACAAGCAGGTGATATTCGGAGACTATATCACCGGCTTCCCCAAAGAATCCGACCTCAAATTGACCACTGCCACTACCAAACTCAAGCTTCCAGAAGGTTCGACTGGCCTCCTCGTCAAGAACCTCTACTTGTCCTGCGATCCTTACATGCGAAGCCGTATGACCAAGCACGACAGGCCCACTTATGTCCAATCTTTCACGCCCGGCTCG CCTGTAACTGGTTATGGAGTGGCTAAAGTCCTGGAATCTGGGGATCCAAAGTTTAAGCCAGGGGACTTGGTTTGGGGTCACACTGGTTGGGAAGAATATAGTGTCATCACCACAGAGTCTCTGATTAAGATTCACCACACTGATGTGCCTCTCTCTTACTATACTGGACTTCTCG GTATGCCTGGAATGACTGCTTATGCTGGTTTTTATGAGATCTGCTCTCCTAAGAAAGGAGAGACAGTCTACATTTCAGCCGCATCTGGAGCAGTAGGTCAGCTTGTTGGCCAATTTGCAAAGTTAACAGGTTGTTATGTTGTTGGGAGTGCTGGAAGCAAGGAAAAG GTTGATCTGCTGAAGAACAAATTTGGATTTGATGAGGCTTTCAACTATAAAGACGAACCTGACCTAGATGCAGCTTTAAGAAG GTTCTTTCCAGATGGTATTGACATTTACTTTGAAAATGTGGGGGGAAAGATGCTTGATGCAGTGCTACCAAACATGAGGCTGAAAGGGCGAATAGCTGTGTGTGGGATGATCTCACAGTACAACCTCGAGCGGCCTGAAGGCATACATAATTTGATGTCTCTGATTGTTAAGCAGGTCCGAATGGAAGGCTTCCTGGTCTTCAGTTACTATCATCTGTACGGAAAGTTTCTTGAAACAGTGTTGCCTTACATAAAAGAAGGGAAGATAACATATGTGGAAGATGTAGTTGAAGGCCTTGAGAATGCTCCAGCGGCTCTAATTGGGCTCTTTTCTGGCCGCAATGTGGGAAAGCAGGTGGTTGTAGTTTCCAGAGAGTGA
- the LOC133708175 gene encoding 2-alkenal reductase (NADP(+)-dependent)-like, translated as MATPSELISNKQVILRDYVTGFPKESDMELRSSATTTLKLPQGSTGVLVKNLYLSCDPYMRNRMTKRETASYVETFHPGSPITGFGVAKVLESGDAKFEQGDLIWGITGWEEYSLITATQSLFKIHHDPNIPLSYYTGILGMPGITAYAGLYELCSPKKGETVYVSAASGAVGQLVGQFAKLMGCYVVGSAGSKEKVDLLKNKFGFDEAFNYKEESNLDAALKRYIPEGIDIYFENVGGKMLDAVLLNMRFRGRIAVCGMISQYNLEKPEGVHNLMSLISKEVRMQGFGAFNYYHLYGKFLEMVLPHIKEGKVMYVEDVVEGLESAPSALVGLFAGRNVGKQVVVVSRE; from the exons ATGGCGACTCCCTCTGAACTGATCAGCAACAAGCAGGTGATACTGAGAGACTATGTCACCGGCTTCCCCAAAGAATCCGACATGGAATTGCGCAGTTCGGCCACAACCACACTGAAGCTGCCACAAGGTTCCACCGGGGTTCTCGTCAAGAATCTCTACTTGTCCTGCGATCCTTACATGAGAAACCGCATGACCAAACGTGAAACTGCCTCTTATGTCGAAACTTTCCATCCCGGTTCC CCTATAACCGGATTTGGAGTGGCTAAAGTTTTGGAGTCTGGGGATGCAAAGTTTGAGCAGGGCGACTTGATTTGGGGGATTACTGGCTGGGAAGAGTACAGTCTCATCACTGCAACACAGTCTCTCTTTAAGATTCACCACGACCCCAATATTCCTCTCTCTTATTATACTGGAATTCTCG GTATGCCTGGAATTACTGCTTATGCTGGTCTTTATGAGCTTTGCTCACCTAAGAAAGGAGAGACGGTCTATGTTTCAGCAGCATCTGGAGCAGTAGGTCAACTAGTTGGCCAGTTTGCCAAACTCATGGGTTGCTATGTTGTTGGAAGTGCTGGAAGTAAAGAAAAG GTTGATTTGCTGAAGAACAAGTTTGGGTTTGACGAGGCTTTCAATTATAAAGAAGAATCTAACTTGGATGCAGCTTTGAAAAG GTACATTCCTGAAGGTATCGATATATACTTTGAGAATGTTGGGGGAAAGATGCTTGATGCAGTGCTACTAAACATGAGATTCCGTGGCCGAATTGCAGTTTGCGGGATGATCTCACAGTACAACCTTGAGAAGCCTGAAGGTGTACATAACTTAATGTCTCTGATCTCCAAAGAGGTCCGGATGCAAGGTTTTGGTGCTTTTAATTACTATCATCTGTATGGCAAGTTTCTTGAAATGGTCCTGCCTCACATAAAAGAAGGGAAGGTTATGTACGTGGAAGATGTAGTTGAAGGCCTTGAGAGCGCTCCGTCGGCTCTGGTTGGACTCTTTGCAGGTCGCAATGTAGGAAAGCAAGTTGTTGTTGTCTCCCGGGAATGA